A genomic window from Paenibacillus sp. FSL K6-0276 includes:
- a CDS encoding Gfo/Idh/MocA family oxidoreductase, which translates to MGSLHLDAISRQERVRLIGVVDWNRDRASLVASQYGAECWSTDYRALIERDDVDLVIIATYPSSHLEIAKDCLAAGKHILCEKPMAGNARETQEFMKLARGAKTKVLIGHILRHNTTYQAVMKMIREGAIGFPLVIRLSQLKPSKNWDSHLSLLRDVSPIVDCGVHYIDVMRWATGADVVSVNGIGQRLYEEVPPYTYNYGLMTLRLSDGSIGYFETGWGKGIPTDNRKEFIGPAGRIRIIYKNDRPREDQHLGNLVEVEDCRKGTVRQINMDFSVKPTGAQLDYFLSMLENNLPAIPAMEDACRAMEIALLADRAIHEGITLPCAK; encoded by the coding sequence ATGGGCTCTCTCCACTTGGACGCGATATCACGACAGGAGCGGGTCCGGTTGATCGGCGTGGTGGATTGGAACCGGGACAGGGCCTCCTTAGTGGCAAGCCAATACGGAGCCGAGTGTTGGAGCACGGATTACCGGGCCTTGATCGAGCGTGACGATGTGGATCTGGTCATTATCGCCACGTACCCGTCCTCCCATCTGGAGATCGCAAAAGATTGTCTCGCTGCAGGGAAGCATATCCTATGCGAGAAGCCGATGGCGGGCAATGCACGGGAAACGCAGGAATTCATGAAGCTGGCCCGTGGAGCCAAAACCAAGGTGCTGATCGGTCACATCCTTCGCCATAACACCACGTACCAGGCGGTTATGAAGATGATCCGGGAGGGCGCCATCGGCTTCCCCTTGGTCATCCGGTTATCCCAATTGAAGCCCTCCAAAAATTGGGATTCCCACTTGTCCCTGCTCCGGGACGTCTCGCCGATCGTGGATTGCGGCGTCCATTATATCGATGTGATGCGTTGGGCTACAGGGGCGGACGTGGTAAGCGTCAACGGGATCGGGCAGCGTCTCTATGAAGAAGTCCCGCCGTACACTTACAATTACGGACTCATGACCCTCCGTCTGTCGGACGGCTCCATCGGCTACTTTGAGACGGGGTGGGGCAAGGGGATTCCGACTGATAACCGGAAGGAATTCATCGGACCGGCAGGCCGGATCCGCATCATCTACAAGAACGATCGACCGCGAGAGGATCAGCATCTGGGAAATCTGGTCGAGGTCGAAGACTGCCGGAAAGGAACGGTCCGGCAGATCAATATGGACTTCTCCGTGAAGCCTACGGGTGCCCAACTGGACTATTTCCTGTCCATGCTGGAGAACAACTTGCCCGCTATACCGGCAATGGAGGATGCCTGCCGGGCGATGGAGATCGCTCTCCTGGCCGACCGGGCGATCCATGAAGGAATTACGTTACCTTGCGCGAAATAA
- a CDS encoding carbohydrate-binding family 9-like protein produces the protein MERKLETLVISRLTNQTDVSDTEEVQIIKQYQWLKGYNPVVTARLNYSQEDLKLQFKVYEKNPIRTYRNMNDPVYKDSCIEFFFQPTPDSDQRYMNFEFNANGAILLQIGADRYDRFPITINPALFHVLSTTDQINDKGEVYWELSFSISWAWVQSYFSDFRAVPGKRIRGNFYKCGDDTTYPHFGTWSKVHSNKPEFHSSCDFGILYLE, from the coding sequence ATGGAAAGAAAATTGGAAACCTTAGTAATTTCCCGCCTGACAAATCAGACGGATGTTTCAGATACAGAAGAAGTCCAGATCATCAAGCAGTATCAATGGCTTAAAGGGTATAACCCGGTCGTTACAGCAAGATTAAATTACAGTCAGGAGGATCTGAAGCTTCAGTTTAAGGTTTACGAAAAGAATCCAATACGAACATATAGAAACATGAATGATCCCGTGTATAAGGATAGCTGCATCGAGTTCTTTTTTCAGCCTACTCCGGATTCGGACCAGCGCTATATGAATTTCGAATTTAATGCGAATGGCGCAATTCTCTTGCAGATAGGAGCGGATCGGTATGATCGCTTCCCAATCACTATCAATCCGGCACTTTTCCACGTCCTATCCACCACGGATCAAATCAATGATAAAGGGGAAGTGTATTGGGAATTAAGCTTTTCGATCTCATGGGCTTGGGTACAATCTTATTTTTCGGATTTTCGGGCAGTGCCGGGAAAAAGGATAAGAGGAAACTTTTACAAGTGCGGCGACGATACGACCTATCCGCACTTTGGAACATGGAGCAAAGTTCATTCGAACAAACCAGAATTTCATAGCAGCTGTGATTTTGGGATTCTGTACTTAGAGTAA
- a CDS encoding IS3 family transposase codes for MKKRYVVISELKRKDKDTDGRKIKAIYEQRNRTVGYRRIQDELYRQYHLVVNHKKVLRLMQDLGIKAIIRRKYVHRTSYEAAVSDGRIAENLLKRDFKADKPNQKWVTDVTQYRVFDEKIYLSAIKDLWNNEIVGIHISRRNDNHITMTIV; via the coding sequence TTGAAGAAGAGATATGTCGTCATCAGCGAGCTGAAGCGCAAGGATAAGGATACTGACGGACGTAAGATCAAAGCCATTTATGAGCAACGTAACAGGACCGTAGGATACCGACGTATACAGGATGAGTTGTACCGTCAATATCATCTTGTTGTAAATCACAAAAAGGTTTTGCGACTCATGCAGGACCTCGGTATTAAAGCGATTATACGCCGTAAATATGTTCACAGAACAAGCTATGAGGCGGCAGTCTCGGATGGAAGGATCGCTGAAAATCTGTTGAAACGAGACTTTAAAGCCGACAAACCTAATCAAAAGTGGGTAACGGACGTTACACAATATCGTGTATTCGATGAGAAGATTTACTTATCAGCTATTAAAGATCTGTGGAATAACGAGATTGTCGGGATCCATATCAGCAGACGTAATGATAATCACATCACCATGACCATTGTATAA
- a CDS encoding beta-1,3-glucanase family protein gives MFKKIFTVWLTLALAILPLVGTKVNAAGDYTAGISATGSTGTIWFQTSLTLRFLDVHYTITSSGQTGVQQNISMQKNAATGNYEYKIPVALAANDVIKYSFTYFNEATGGATDTAQVSYTYGQGGGENPGTTLSAPTFSPGAGTYASAQNVTISAVPSDAAIYYTTDGSAPTRQSALYTGAIQVSQSQTLKAIAVKTGYFDSPAAIAAYSINTGGGPDVPVGSNRLTIQIKNDSKGQYTDSQVYWQIVGKSYQTGKFVHVDATGSLVEMKRTDNTYYKNNQDGNNTNDYYTNYFHKLSDVSWVSIPDIESARLYVSYGEPVLIRTVDALDGAGNIVGLGYQGPDINSPTDANQKVYFDFIEFNLGPNGFHGNTTRVDQFGFPLKMQLIGHDGYNRTVGETESRAAIYAAYKNEVSDKFDSLANSPYRILAPGKGSFGHPVNGEDNTHFFDAYINDIWNTYRSKELVFSVPVGGGNLVTYSGHVMPGTDKLVFKKDANNGSGFTPYQYYVDKPTTPDALEGKGAFDRRSAGQPASITDVELAIQAQLCAAINRHLLLTVDPTNWGNESYFFKTAPSNEFVKFWHDHSIDRLAYGFCYDDVRDFSPSLHTPSPKAMVVTVAW, from the coding sequence ATGTTTAAAAAAATCTTTACAGTTTGGTTAACGCTGGCGCTGGCTATTTTGCCGCTGGTGGGTACGAAGGTGAATGCGGCGGGTGACTACACTGCCGGCATAAGTGCGACCGGCTCCACAGGCACAATTTGGTTTCAGACCAGCTTAACGCTGAGATTCCTGGATGTACATTACACCATCACATCCAGCGGTCAAACAGGTGTTCAGCAGAATATCTCCATGCAAAAAAATGCAGCTACAGGCAACTATGAATATAAAATTCCCGTTGCATTAGCTGCGAATGATGTCATTAAATATTCATTTACCTATTTTAATGAAGCAACCGGAGGAGCAACCGACACAGCACAGGTTTCTTATACCTACGGACAAGGCGGAGGAGAAAATCCGGGCACAACATTATCCGCTCCAACGTTCAGCCCGGGTGCAGGCACTTATGCCTCCGCACAGAATGTTACTATCTCTGCTGTACCAAGCGATGCCGCCATTTATTACACCACCGACGGCAGCGCACCCACCCGCCAGTCCGCACTTTACACCGGAGCCATCCAAGTGTCGCAGAGCCAGACCCTCAAGGCCATAGCCGTGAAAACCGGTTATTTCGACTCTCCGGCAGCGATTGCGGCATACAGCATTAATACGGGTGGTGGCCCGGATGTGCCGGTCGGAAGCAACCGCTTGACTATCCAGATTAAAAATGACAGCAAAGGCCAATACACAGACAGCCAGGTTTACTGGCAGATTGTCGGCAAATCCTATCAAACGGGAAAATTCGTTCACGTGGATGCAACCGGCAGCCTAGTCGAAATGAAACGAACGGACAATACCTATTACAAGAATAACCAAGACGGCAATAATACGAACGATTATTACACCAACTACTTCCATAAGCTGAGTGACGTAAGCTGGGTATCCATCCCGGATATCGAATCTGCAAGGCTCTATGTGAGCTATGGTGAACCTGTGTTAATCCGTACGGTTGACGCTCTGGATGGCGCCGGAAATATTGTCGGCCTTGGATATCAGGGACCGGACATCAACTCCCCAACGGACGCCAACCAGAAGGTTTATTTTGATTTTATCGAATTCAATTTGGGTCCAAACGGATTCCATGGCAACACAACAAGAGTGGATCAGTTCGGGTTCCCGTTAAAAATGCAATTGATCGGACACGACGGTTACAACCGTACTGTCGGTGAAACGGAATCCCGCGCGGCCATTTACGCCGCCTACAAGAACGAGGTATCCGACAAGTTCGATTCCTTGGCAAACTCTCCATACCGGATTCTGGCTCCGGGTAAAGGCTCATTTGGACACCCCGTGAACGGTGAAGACAATACGCACTTTTTTGATGCCTACATTAATGATATCTGGAATACTTACCGCAGCAAAGAACTGGTATTTTCCGTCCCTGTCGGTGGAGGCAATCTGGTAACCTACAGCGGGCATGTGATGCCGGGAACCGACAAGCTCGTATTCAAAAAGGATGCGAATAACGGCAGCGGATTCACACCGTACCAATACTATGTGGATAAACCGACAACTCCTGACGCATTGGAAGGCAAAGGTGCCTTTGACAGAAGAAGTGCCGGCCAACCTGCGTCGATTACCGATGTTGAACTGGCGATCCAGGCCCAACTGTGCGCGGCAATCAACAGACACCTGCTGCTTACGGTTGACCCAACAAACTGGGGAAATGAAAGTTATTTCTTTAAAACAGCACCTTCCAACGAATTTGTGAAGTTCTGGCATGACCACAGTATCGATCGGTTGGCCTACGGCTTCTGCTATGATGATGTCCGTGACTTCAGCCCATCGCTTCATACTCCAAGTCCTAAAGCAATGGTTGTCACTGTAGCCTGGTAA
- a CDS encoding sigma-70 family RNA polymerase sigma factor encodes MQSQVRGADILRVETALKEHGDALLRLSHSYLHNISDAEDILQETLIQMLRKAPVFECLEHEKAWLLRVAINLCKNKIKYNHRRRWEELSESLSREIPEDLSFVWDTVASLPVKYREVIHLFYQEDMTTKKIAKLLDKQESTVRSLLHRAKGYLKDELKEVYDFEE; translated from the coding sequence ATGCAGTCACAAGTCAGAGGCGCTGATATACTGCGAGTGGAGACTGCATTAAAGGAGCATGGTGATGCTCTCTTGCGGTTATCCCATTCCTATCTTCATAATATTTCTGATGCCGAAGATATCTTGCAGGAGACCTTAATCCAGATGCTACGGAAAGCGCCGGTTTTTGAATGCCTGGAGCACGAAAAGGCTTGGTTATTGAGGGTAGCCATCAACTTATGCAAAAATAAAATTAAATATAACCATCGACGGCGCTGGGAGGAATTGTCTGAATCCCTCTCCCGTGAGATACCGGAGGATCTCTCCTTTGTGTGGGATACTGTCGCTTCGTTGCCAGTTAAGTATCGAGAGGTAATCCACCTGTTTTATCAAGAGGATATGACTACCAAAAAGATAGCCAAGCTACTCGATAAGCAAGAGTCTACTGTTCGTTCCCTGCTACACCGGGCTAAGGGCTATTTGAAAGATGAATTAAAAGAGGTGTATGATTTTGAAGAATAA
- a CDS encoding copper amine oxidase N-terminal domain-containing protein, whose amino-acid sequence MNKLSTAIMACTLALTLPMTALAANVPKNGLTATHQEYHITGNKIVIKLHPKVINNVTMVPARAVFEALGFTVKWDGKKKEFHAENGERETDFVIGTDSFFAYSTHSLGMTAPTSLGTAPVTISGSVYVPVGLFRIILGNENAVVVKDGNISINGDKVSKDADKKGTEIPNPYVSYNTVEDARKAMGVDFAVPSLLPKNYKQDVISIINDTEIKMAQIVYQNGDNKLYYRVSQNSG is encoded by the coding sequence ATGAATAAACTTTCTACAGCCATTATGGCCTGCACACTTGCGCTTACATTACCGATGACGGCTCTTGCCGCTAATGTACCGAAGAACGGGCTGACTGCCACTCATCAGGAGTATCACATTACTGGGAATAAAATAGTGATAAAACTGCATCCGAAAGTGATCAATAATGTCACCATGGTGCCTGCTCGTGCTGTTTTTGAAGCCCTTGGCTTTACTGTCAAATGGGATGGAAAAAAGAAGGAATTCCATGCGGAAAACGGAGAGAGAGAAACTGATTTTGTTATTGGAACAGACAGTTTTTTTGCCTATAGCACTCATTCCCTTGGTATGACTGCACCCACTTCCCTTGGTACGGCTCCCGTTACAATCAGTGGCTCCGTTTATGTGCCTGTGGGACTGTTCCGTATTATACTTGGCAATGAAAATGCCGTCGTTGTAAAGGACGGTAACATCAGTATTAATGGTGATAAAGTAAGCAAAGACGCCGACAAAAAGGGAACAGAGATTCCAAATCCCTATGTGAGCTATAATACTGTGGAGGATGCACGAAAGGCAATGGGCGTAGATTTTGCGGTTCCTTCATTGCTTCCGAAGAATTACAAGCAGGACGTTATTTCTATCATAAATGACACTGAGATTAAAATGGCACAGATTGTTTATCAGAATGGGGATAATAAACTGTATTATCGTGTATCGCAAAACTCCGGCTGA
- a CDS encoding ABC transporter permease subunit has protein sequence MEALTAAKPLKPRVKSGKFWRTLLQQKYLYLMSIPFVAWVFVFNYIPIWGWTMAFQRYRPGKSFMKQEWVGLDNFRELFHDERFYMALKNTLAMSFMGLFAGFTIPILFALLLNELRRQMFKRIVQTVSYLPHFVSWVVVAGIINKMMSIDGGINGLLMNLHIIAEPIQFLAKADWFWGIVTASDVWKETGWNSIIYLAAMTGIDPELYEAARVDGAARIRQMWHITLPGIRTTIIILLIMSIGNLINIGFEKQFLLSNPIVADKAETLDLYALNYGLQLGRYSFGTAINIFNSVVAVILLFTANTIFKRTSKESIM, from the coding sequence ATGGAAGCGTTAACAGCAGCGAAACCACTTAAACCCCGGGTGAAATCGGGTAAGTTCTGGAGGACCCTTCTTCAACAAAAGTATTTGTATTTGATGTCCATACCTTTTGTTGCTTGGGTATTCGTATTTAACTATATCCCGATCTGGGGCTGGACGATGGCATTCCAACGCTATCGGCCGGGTAAGTCTTTCATGAAGCAGGAATGGGTCGGGCTTGATAACTTCAGGGAATTGTTCCATGATGAACGGTTTTACATGGCACTCAAAAACACGCTGGCTATGAGCTTTATGGGGTTATTCGCAGGATTTACAATTCCTATCCTATTTGCCCTCTTGCTTAATGAACTGCGCCGTCAAATGTTTAAACGTATTGTGCAAACCGTATCGTACCTGCCCCACTTCGTATCCTGGGTTGTCGTAGCTGGGATCATCAACAAGATGATGTCCATCGATGGCGGAATCAACGGACTACTTATGAATCTGCATATTATTGCTGAACCTATTCAGTTTTTGGCGAAAGCAGACTGGTTTTGGGGAATTGTGACAGCTTCCGATGTCTGGAAGGAGACAGGTTGGAATTCGATCATCTACTTGGCTGCAATGACGGGAATTGATCCGGAACTGTATGAAGCGGCCAGAGTAGATGGGGCGGCCCGGATTCGACAAATGTGGCATATTACGCTTCCGGGAATTCGGACAACAATCATCATTCTGCTGATTATGTCCATCGGAAACTTGATTAATATCGGTTTTGAAAAGCAGTTCCTGTTGAGCAACCCGATTGTTGCTGATAAGGCAGAAACCTTGGACCTTTATGCCTTGAATTACGGTTTACAGCTTGGGCGTTATTCCTTTGGTACGGCCATTAATATATTCAACTCTGTAGTTGCAGTGATCCTACTGTTTACAGCGAACACGATATTTAAAAGAACATCGAAAGAAAGCATTATGTAG
- a CDS encoding carbohydrate ABC transporter permease, whose protein sequence is MNRQSRAINASWSDKIFDIVNCSFMTLAFVITLYPFLNVLAISLNDSMDTVKGGIYLWPRKWTWANYDAIFSFRGLITGFKISLLRTFVGTLLGLLSSSMLAFVLSRSDFQARKLVSTFLVMTMYVSGGLIPGFILIRHLGMMNSFWVYVLPGMVSAWNVFIIRSFIDGLPSALQESAKLDGANDFTIYWRVILPLCKPVLATVALFLAVGQWNSWFDTFLYNSTARHLTTLQYELMKVLQSTQIGSNDIHDPNMSQLMNRISPESVKMAITIVVTVPILIVYPFLQRYFVKGMTLGAVKS, encoded by the coding sequence ATGAACAGACAAAGCAGAGCTATTAACGCTTCTTGGTCCGATAAGATATTTGACATCGTTAACTGTTCCTTTATGACTTTGGCGTTTGTCATTACGCTTTACCCCTTTCTAAACGTACTGGCCATATCATTAAATGATTCTATGGATACCGTCAAGGGAGGGATATACCTTTGGCCGAGAAAGTGGACGTGGGCAAACTACGATGCCATCTTCTCCTTCAGGGGATTAATTACCGGATTTAAAATCTCATTGCTCAGAACTTTTGTTGGTACGTTACTAGGATTGCTGAGCTCATCCATGCTCGCTTTCGTCCTGAGCAGGTCCGATTTTCAGGCAAGAAAGCTGGTTTCGACTTTTCTGGTCATGACAATGTATGTATCCGGCGGATTGATCCCGGGCTTTATCCTGATCCGTCATCTTGGAATGATGAATTCCTTTTGGGTTTATGTACTGCCCGGTATGGTAAGCGCTTGGAATGTATTTATCATCCGATCTTTTATAGACGGACTGCCCAGTGCACTTCAGGAATCTGCCAAGCTGGACGGTGCCAATGACTTTACGATCTACTGGAGAGTGATCCTCCCTCTTTGTAAGCCTGTGTTGGCTACTGTTGCTCTCTTTTTGGCAGTAGGTCAATGGAATTCCTGGTTTGATACGTTTCTTTATAATAGCACGGCGCGCCATCTAACTACTCTGCAATACGAATTGATGAAGGTGCTGCAAAGCACGCAGATCGGTTCCAATGATATTCATGATCCGAACATGTCACAACTAATGAATAGGATTTCACCGGAATCTGTCAAAATGGCCATCACCATCGTTGTAACTGTACCCATTCTGATCGTCTACCCCTTCCTGCAAAGGTACTTTGTGAAGGGGATGACCTTAGGTGCAGTGAAGAGCTAG
- a CDS encoding ABC transporter substrate-binding protein: MKGKTGKMILTLILVLSLTITMIGCSGNNNEEANNSNVNSSKGADKGSNDKQASEKLAPITFSFFAEDPNPNWVDMRDDIGKVITEKTGVTLDAEFAVGDPSQKVSLIAVSGEYPDLISAKNDINKMVDADALLDLTDLIEKHAPNIKKLYGKYMKRLRYSETDNSIYALPTYAGVDGIGFSATGGFELQHRVVKELGYPKIRTVKDFENAIKTYLDKHPTNEKGEKNIGLSLLAEDWRILISVTNPAFFTTGAPDDGEYYINPETYEAMYHFRRPEEKEYFRWLNHMNDIGLLDRESFIQKFDQYKAKIASGSVLGLIDQDWEYGDGERSLKAEGKFDHAYGHYPVTLNEQFKDHSFQSTGFMAGYGISISKTCKDPVRAIKFLDYLASEEGQVLTYWGVEGMHYVVENGVRKIPQEINDQKINDSINFSKKTGIGFYNNIGPHYGDGVKDSTGNYITTNFPEQIEASYNDVEKEVLTGYGIKNWKELFPGESEFPVKPWGVAWNISAPADSKVSVLAEKMKDITWKRIPEAILAKPEKFDAIWDVYMKDVEKAGVKEMEKEYTKLVQARVKLWNE; the protein is encoded by the coding sequence ATGAAGGGGAAAACAGGTAAAATGATATTAACGCTAATACTGGTCCTATCTTTGACAATCACAATGATCGGTTGCAGCGGCAATAACAATGAAGAAGCCAATAATTCAAACGTCAATTCCAGCAAAGGAGCGGACAAAGGAAGCAATGACAAGCAAGCTTCAGAAAAGCTTGCACCGATCACCTTCTCTTTTTTTGCAGAAGACCCAAATCCGAACTGGGTAGACATGCGGGATGATATCGGGAAAGTCATCACAGAAAAAACAGGTGTAACATTAGATGCAGAATTTGCTGTAGGTGATCCTTCCCAAAAAGTATCGCTTATCGCAGTCAGTGGCGAGTATCCTGATTTGATCAGTGCAAAAAACGATATTAACAAGATGGTTGATGCAGATGCACTCCTTGACCTGACCGATCTGATAGAGAAGCATGCCCCTAATATCAAAAAGCTATACGGGAAATATATGAAGCGCCTGCGTTACAGTGAAACAGACAATAGTATCTATGCACTTCCAACTTATGCAGGCGTGGATGGTATCGGGTTTAGCGCAACTGGCGGTTTCGAGCTTCAGCATCGTGTCGTGAAAGAGCTTGGATACCCGAAGATCAGAACGGTTAAGGATTTCGAGAACGCTATCAAAACCTATCTCGACAAGCATCCGACCAATGAAAAAGGCGAGAAAAACATCGGTCTATCCCTGCTCGCTGAAGACTGGAGAATTTTGATCTCTGTTACAAATCCTGCATTCTTTACTACCGGTGCCCCGGACGACGGAGAATATTATATCAACCCTGAGACCTATGAGGCAATGTATCACTTCAGACGTCCTGAAGAGAAAGAATACTTTAGATGGTTGAATCATATGAACGATATCGGTCTGCTGGATCGAGAATCCTTCATACAAAAATTTGACCAATATAAAGCGAAAATCGCATCAGGCAGCGTATTGGGCTTGATCGACCAAGACTGGGAGTATGGTGACGGTGAGAGAAGCTTGAAGGCAGAGGGGAAATTCGATCATGCCTACGGTCATTATCCGGTTACCCTGAATGAACAATTCAAAGATCATTCTTTCCAGTCAACTGGCTTCATGGCAGGTTACGGTATTTCGATCTCTAAAACTTGCAAAGATCCGGTTCGTGCCATTAAATTCCTTGATTATCTCGCCTCCGAGGAAGGCCAAGTTCTTACCTACTGGGGTGTTGAGGGTATGCATTACGTTGTAGAAAACGGCGTGCGAAAAATTCCTCAAGAAATCAATGATCAAAAAATCAACGATTCCATTAATTTCTCCAAAAAAACAGGTATAGGCTTTTATAATAACATAGGTCCGCACTATGGCGACGGCGTAAAGGATTCCACAGGCAACTATATTACTACTAACTTCCCGGAACAAATTGAAGCTTCCTATAATGATGTGGAGAAGGAAGTGTTAACAGGCTACGGCATCAAAAATTGGAAGGAATTATTCCCGGGTGAATCTGAATTCCCGGTTAAGCCTTGGGGTGTAGCATGGAACATTTCTGCTCCAGCTGACTCCAAAGTCAGTGTGCTAGCTGAGAAAATGAAGGATATTACCTGGAAACGTATACCTGAAGCGATTCTTGCGAAACCTGAAAAATTCGACGCCATCTGGGATGTTTATATGAAAGATGTCGAGAAGGCAGGCGTGAAAGAGATGGAGAAGGAATATACGAAGCTGGTTCAAGCACGCGTGAAACTTTGGAATGAATAA
- a CDS encoding sensor histidine kinase: MALNNALDQSVKNVERLKKRTEDLLYSPSDVSYRLLFDRQLSRVVTAQYTSVYDVVKTYNDYKKFQEYVDLYKEIEYFRFFIKNPTMLNNWIFNQPTPEVMQMPWYVDAMNARGLITWSFIEDVNTHKKQLCLIRRIDFLETHKTGVLVIAISTNELESIVSQEPFETMIVDSYNNIVAANHENLTGRSLEDIHLDTELLDHGKGTYDALVDGKKSKIVIEELMPRSSLNGVRIISIYSVESIVKDANRIKMLALSVIIASLFVAVLLVYFFSMLISSRLLRLSKHINKVALGNLTITMQIEGKDEIAQLSRQFNSMVGSIRALMSEIQESNQQKSLLQQKQNEIKLKMLASQINPHFLFNALESIRMRAHLKGEAEISNTVQMLGKMMRKNLEVGSRSIPLKSEIEMIHCYLEIQKFRFGDRLTYKMDVEPAALNVPVPPLIIQPLVENAVIHGLENKMEVGCIFISVTRLQDELQIEVIDNGIGIYQEKLEVLQSSLEDVEDEKNRIGLRNVHQRLVLTYGNTYGLHIDSKSNQETKVSFRIPLGGDKHV, from the coding sequence ATGGCATTGAATAACGCCTTAGATCAGAGTGTAAAGAATGTGGAACGGTTGAAGAAACGGACGGAGGATTTATTGTATTCTCCTTCCGATGTATCTTACCGTCTGTTATTTGACCGTCAGCTGAGTAGGGTTGTCACCGCTCAATATACATCCGTATATGATGTAGTCAAAACGTATAACGACTATAAAAAATTTCAAGAATACGTGGATTTATACAAAGAAATTGAATATTTTCGTTTCTTTATCAAGAATCCTACTATGTTAAACAACTGGATTTTCAACCAGCCAACACCGGAAGTAATGCAGATGCCATGGTATGTAGATGCGATGAACGCCAGGGGACTAATTACGTGGAGTTTCATTGAGGATGTTAACACGCACAAGAAACAGTTGTGTCTGATCCGACGAATAGATTTTTTGGAAACTCATAAAACCGGAGTGTTGGTAATCGCTATCAGTACAAATGAGTTGGAATCCATCGTAAGCCAGGAGCCATTCGAAACCATGATTGTGGACAGCTATAACAATATCGTGGCAGCAAATCATGAAAACCTAACTGGAAGGTCCTTGGAGGACATTCATTTGGATACAGAATTATTGGATCACGGCAAAGGAACCTACGATGCTCTTGTGGATGGTAAGAAATCAAAGATTGTTATTGAAGAGCTGATGCCAAGATCAAGTCTAAATGGAGTGCGTATTATTTCCATTTATTCCGTTGAATCCATTGTTAAAGATGCCAATCGGATCAAAATGTTGGCTCTGTCCGTGATCATCGCCAGCTTGTTTGTGGCAGTTTTGCTGGTTTACTTTTTCTCCATGTTAATATCATCACGTCTATTGCGCCTAAGCAAGCATATCAACAAGGTAGCTTTGGGAAATTTAACGATAACAATGCAGATTGAAGGTAAGGACGAGATTGCCCAACTTTCCCGTCAATTCAATTCGATGGTGGGCAGTATCCGCGCGTTGATGTCGGAGATTCAAGAATCTAACCAGCAAAAAAGCTTGCTGCAGCAAAAGCAAAATGAAATCAAGCTGAAAATGCTGGCAAGCCAAATCAATCCGCACTTTCTGTTTAATGCCCTTGAATCGATCCGGATGAGAGCGCATTTGAAGGGAGAAGCTGAAATATCCAATACCGTACAGATGCTTGGGAAAATGATGCGGAAGAACCTGGAGGTCGGCAGCAGGAGCATCCCGCTGAAAAGTGAGATTGAAATGATTCATTGTTATTTGGAAATCCAAAAATTTAGGTTTGGAGACAGATTAACCTACAAGATGGATGTGGAACCTGCTGCCCTAAACGTGCCGGTTCCACCGCTGATCATACAACCCTTGGTCGAAAATGCAGTCATCCACGGTTTGGAAAACAAGATGGAAGTGGGTTGTATTTTCATAAGCGTGACACGCCTTCAAGATGAACTTCAGATCGAGGTTATTGACAACGGAATAGGCATATATCAAGAAAAGCTCGAAGTATTGCAAAGCTCCCTGGAAGATGTAGAGGACGAAAAAAATAGGATTGGTTTACGAAATGTACATCAGCGTCTTGTGTTGACTTACGGCAATACATATGGGCTTCACATCGATAGCAAAAGCAATCAAGAAACGAAGGTGAGTTTTCGAATTCCGCTGGGAGGAGATAAGCATGTATAA